In Actinoplanes octamycinicus, the genomic window GGTAGACGAAACTGGCCTGCCCGTCGACGATGTCCAGGGCCGGGCGGCGCACCTGGTCCAGCCGGGCCAGCAGCTCGCCGGTGACCAGCGGCGCCAGGCTGCCGGACAGCTCGGAGCCGGCGCCACCGGGCCGCGGGTCGACGTGCAGGTCTCCGGTCAGCTCGGGCGCCTCGATGGTGACCACCAGGGAGAACGCGTTGGTGCCGTGATCGTTGCCGAGCCGCGACTTGAAACCCGAGTCGACCAGCGCGACCAGCACCGCCGCGCTCGCCTGCCGCTGCCGGAACCGGCCGTGCGCGGCGCCGCGCTGGCGCAGGCCGGGCAGCGCCGCCATCCGGCCCACCGGGACCGTCGGGTTTCCCGGCGGGTCCCAGGTCCAGCGCCGTGCCTGCGCCTGCTCGCGCAGCTGGCGCACCCCCTGCCCGGAGGTGCGCAACTTGCCGATCTCCTTGCCGGCCATACCGAAGGCCATCACGCCTCGCACGATGATGGCGCCCAGCCCCACCGCCGCACCGATCACAGCCCAATCCATGCCGCGCTCCCTCCGGTCGTGCATTGATCTGTACCGGATGCGGTCAACCCGGACTCATCGCCGCCGGTTAGGGTCGGCGGGTGCGCCTGGCCACCTTCAACCTGCTGCACGGCAGGTCGCTGTCCGACGGCGCGGTCCACGCCGACCGGGTCCGCGCCGCCGTCGCCGACCTCGACGCCGACGTGCTCGGCCTGCAGGAGGTGGACCGGGCGCAGCCGCGGTCCGGCCTGCTCGACCTGACCGCGCTGGCCGCTGACGCGCTCGGCGCGCCGGTGCACCGGTTCGCCGCCGCGGTGGTCGGCACGCCCGGGCAGACCTGGCAGCCCTGGCACGCCGAGGCCGACGCCGCCCACCCGCAGTACGGGATCGCCCTGGTCAGCCGGTTCCCGGTGCAGCGCTGGCAGATCACCGAGCTGCCCGCCGCGCCGATCCGCTCCCCGGTGCTGACCGGCGAGGGGCTGCTGCTGCTCAAGGACGAGCCGCGGGTGCTGCTCGCCGCGGTGCTGGAGACCCCGCACGGGATCGTCAGCGTCGGCACCACCCACCTGTCGTTCGTCCCGGGCTGGAACGTGCGGCAGCTGCGCCACGCGGTCCGCGCGATGCGGGCGCTGCCGGCGCCGCGGGTGCTGCTCGGCGACCTCAACATGCCGGTCGGCCCGGTCCGGGCGTTCAGCGGGTGGCGGCCCCTGGCCCGGGCGGCGACGTTCCCCAGCGGCACGCCGCGCACCCAGCTCGACCACGTGCTGGTGGATCCGCGTGGCGCGACGGCGCTGGGCCGGGTCGTGCAGGTGCGCACCCCGCATCCGCCGGTCTCCGATCACCGGCCGCTGGTGGTCCGGATCGACCGCTGAATCCGGTTCGCATTCAAGATCCGTCACGGTACGGTCCGCGCCATGCGCCTGCGTCTGCGGCACCTCACCGCCTCCGGACACGTCGGGCTCTGGGGCTGCGCGCTGATGACCGTCGCGTCGCTCGTGGCCTTCCTGGGGGATCCGCGGACGGCGGCGTGCGGCCTGCTGTTCTTCGGCTCCGGCTGCGCCTTCATGGTCTCCGTCTGGCGTCGCGAGGCGATCACCGAGGCGACCGCCGGGACCACCGGGCTGGTGCTCCACCTCGCCCGGCACGACCTGCCCGGATATCGGCGCATGGTGGCCGCGCTGACCCCGCTGCGCGGCTCCCGGGCCGCCGCCGCGCTCGCCACGCTGGCCGCCTGCGACCGGGCGCTGGACGGGTTGTTCCTTCACGCCCGCCGCCGCGAGCTCGACGGGCTGCCTTCGGCCGGCGGCACGCCGCCCGCGCCCGGTGGCACGCCGCTGGGCTGGGCGCTGGCCAGCCTGCATCCGGACGGGCACGTGCGTGCGGCGGCGGTGGCCGCGATGTGCCGCCGGCCGCGGGTCGAGTTCGCGCCGTTCCTGGTCGAGCGGGCCGTGGATCACGTCGGCGCGGTGCGGGCGGCCGCGCTGGCCGGGCTGCGCACGATGCTGGCCGACGAGGCGGCGTGGCGGCCGGTCGCCGGGTCGTATCGGCGGGTGGCCGGGCGGCGGCATGCCGCGGCGCTGGCCGGGCTGCTCGGCGCGGCGGGTGGAGGACCCGCCCTCGAGCCGGTCTGTTGCCGGCTCCAGGGCGTGTACTGCGGCATTCCCTTCGGGCCGTCCTGCGACTTCGTGGACCAGCAGCGACTGCGGCGCGACGCTCCGGGCGTGTCACGAGCGGGCTGAGCGCGACTCGCGGCGGGACCGCTCCGGGCGTACCAGGAACGGGGTGAACGCGACTCGCGGCGCGACGCTCCGGGCGTACCGGAAGCGGGGTGAGCGCGACCAGCGGCGAACCCGTCAGCGGGCGGCGGGTTTGGCCGGTCGCAGGTAGACGTCCTCCAGGCCGTCCTCCGGATCCCACTGCTCGCCGATCTTCTTGAAGCCGAAGCCCTTGATCGTGGCCCGCGAGCCGACGTTGTCCGGGCGGATGCTGGCGCGGACCGCGGTGACCCGCGGGTCGCCGTCGGCGCGCTCGAGCAGGGCGCGCAGCATCGCCTTGGCGTAGCCCCGGCGGCGGTGCAGCGGATCGACCGAGTAGGCGACCTCGACCACCCCGTCGGCGTCCGGCGGGCCGTGGAAGCCGCCGTGGCCGACGACGACGCCGTCCGGGTCGGCGAGCGCGGCCCGGGCGATCCAGTCGGCGGCTTCCGGGTTCTTGGCGATGTCGTCGCGCCGGATCTGCCAGAGCCAGTTCTCGTCGACCAGGTACTGGCTCAGCGGGGTTCCGGCGGCCTGGCTGGCGGCGTCCAGGTCGCCCTCGATCAGGGCGGTGAGGGCGGCGGGGGGCAGCTTCACGAAGCGGATGGCCGGCATGCGGCGATGATCACACACCGTGCGCGAACGCCGCCATTTCCATTGCGCACAACTAAATTGCGCGCTACTGTTCTGGGCATGCGGGAGAGCACGGCACTGGACCAGATGATCTGCTTCCAGCTCTATGCGGCCAGCAGGGCGATGACGGCGCTCTATCGGCCGCTGCTCGACCCGCACGGGCTGACCTACCCGCAATATCTCGTCCTGCGGGTGCTCTGGCACGACGGCCCGACTACCGTGCGTGACCTCGGCCGGACCCTGCACCTGGACAGCGGCACCCTGTCGCCGCTGCTCAAGCGCCTCGAGACGCAGGGTCACCTGACCCGCAGCCGGGGCGCCGACGACGAGCGGACCGTGCTGGTCAGCCTGACCGCGTCCGGCACGCGGCTGCAGGACGAGATCGGTGATCTCACCCAGTCGCTGCTCTGCTCGGTCAACCTGAGCGTCGACGAGCTCGCTCAGCTGCACCACCTGCTCATCCGTGCCCGGAGCTGAATACCCGGCGCTCCACCCGGGCCGACAATCCCTCGAAAGGGGCACCTCCGCATGACCGCGATCTACACCGCGTCCGCGACCGCGACCGGCGACGGCCGCAACGGCCACGTCCGCTCCAGCGACGGCGTGCTCGACTTCGACCTGGCCATCCCGAAGGAGATGGGCGGCCCGGGCGGCGCGCTGACCAACCCGGAGCAGCTGTTCGCGGCCGGTTACGCGGCCTGCTTCCACAGCGCGCTCAAGCGGGTCGCCAGTGTGCAGAAGGTGACGCTCGCCGACACCGCGATCACCGTCGACGTCGGCATCGGCCAGCTGCCCAGCGGCGGTTTCGGCCTGTCCGTGGCGATCGAGGCGGAGCTGCCCGGCCTGCCCGAGGAGCAGGCCAAGGCCCTGCTCGAGGCCGCGCACCAGATGTGCCCGTACTCCAACGCCACCCGTGGCAACGTCGAGGTCCAGCTCACCCTCGCCTGATCCAAACCCGACAGCGGTCCGCGCCTCTGGTGCGGACCGCTGTCGTTGATTTTCGGTACGCGGTCAGCGCTCGGCTCTCCACTGCGGACGCCGCACCGATTACAGTCGCTGCATGTCCGTGGTGGCGATGGGTGCCCTCGAAGCCGCGGCCTGGGGTCTGCTCGGAGGGTTCATCGTCGAGGCCCTCGAATACTCGGCGGCGATCCGGAGGACCAAGGGCTGGCCGTGGCGGCGTCGCGGGGAGCCCGGACTCGGCCCGTCCCTGGTCGCCATCGCCCTGCGGCTGAGCGCCAGCGCCGGGCTGGCCGCCGCGGCCGGGGCCGGTGGGCAGGTGGCTGGGGCTTTCGGCGCGCTCGCGTTGGGGATCACCGCGCCTCTGGTCGTGGAGAAGATCCTGCAGCAGGCCGCGACGCGGTCGGTCGATGTCGGGGCGGCGCAGCCGCTCGCGGCGGGCGAGAGGGAGGCGTCCGATGCCCCGTGACGCCGGCTTCGGCCGCCAGCTCCTGCGCGCCCTGGCGCGGAACACGCCGGCCTTCAAGCCGGTCCTCATCGCCCGGGCGAACCCCTACCGGAGCCGCCTGCTCGACGCTGTGACTCGTCGCAGCCCCGCCTTCACCGGCAGCCCGACGACGAAGAACCTCGCCGGTGCCCGGATCGCGCGGATCAAGCTGCCCGGCGCCGACCTCGCCAAGGCGGACCTGTCCGGAGCCGACCTGTCCGGCGCCGATCTGACTCGCGCCAGTCTGATCGGCGCGGACCTGCGCGACGCCGATCTGACCGGCGCCGACCTCTCCGGTGCCTTGCTGATCCGAGCCGATTTGCGGGACGCCCGCCTGCGCCGGGCCCGTCTGAACCATGCCGACCTGGCCCATGTCGACGCCTCGCGGGCCGACCTGACCGGAGTCGATCTCACCCAGGCGCGCCTGGTCTTCGCCCGATTCCCACAGGCTGACCTGACCGATGCCCGGCTGACCCGGGCAAGCGCCGGCTTCGGCATGGATCTGACCGGCGCCGTACTGCGTGGCGCCGACCTGACCGAGGCGGATCTGGGCATGGCTGATCTGACCGGAGCTGACCTGACCGGGGCGCGACTCGAGTCCGCCGAGCTCGGCGGTGCTCGGCTGAGCCGCGCCGTCCTGATCGGCGCGCACCTGAGCCGGGCCGATCTGGAGGGAGCGGTCCTGACCGGTGCCGACCTGCATCTTGTGCGGGGCGAACGGGTCAACCTGCGCGGCGCCAAGCTGGGCGACGCCACGTTGCGTGGCGCCGCCCTGATCGATGCCACGCTCAGCGCGGCGGACCTGACCGCGGCGGATCTGAGCGAGGCGAGCCTCGAGCGGGCCGATTTGTTCCGCGCCGACCTGACCGAGGCCGTCCTGCACGAGGCCCGGCTGGTTGACGCCGGCCTTGCGGAGGCGAAACTGCTCCGAGCCAAGATGGAGCGGGCAGATCTGACCGGGGCAGGCCTCGCTTCGGCGAATCTGACCAGTGCCCGGCTCGCCGAAGCCCGACTCGACCGCGTCAACCTGTCCGGAGCCATCCTCAGCTGGGCCGACCTGACGGACACCAGCCTGGTCGACGTATCGGCCGGTTACGCCACGGTGTCCCGGGCGCGCCTGTTCGGGGCGGATCTCACCGGCGCGGTGCTCACCGGCGCGGCCCTCGTCGAGACCGATCTGCGGAACGCCCTGCTGCTGCAGACCGACCTGGCCGAGACGGATCTGCGCGGCGCCCGGCTGCGGGGGGCCCGGCTGCTCGACGTGACCAAGCTGGCCGACGTTCGCTGGGATATCCACACCGAGTGGCCGGTGGAGGTGGCCGACGAGATCCGGGACCGGTCCGAGGAGGTCGGGACGGGCGAGTTCCGGGTGGTGCCGCCGGCGATGCCGCCGGATCGGGACTTCGTGCGTCACTGAGTGGCCGGCACGGGAGCGGTGGGCGTACCGGAAATCTGCCGCACCTTCCCGGCCAGGTCCCGTCCCCCGGCGACGGGACCTGGCCGGCGGGGGAGCAGCTGCGGATCTTCGGGATCCTCCTCATCGTGGCCGGGTGTCCGATCGACACGGCTGTCGGACTGACCTTCGGCGGCGTCGCGGAGAGAACTCAGCCGGCCGCTGTGGTGCGGCGACGGCTGGACCGCGCGTGCCCGATGCTCTTCGGAACCCTCGGTCCGCCGGGTCAGCGGCACCCGGTGATCAGTCAAGGCGGCAGGTCGCAGGCCTCGGCGGCCTGGCTGCGGGCCTCGTCCGCCAGCGACGGGTAGCGGTCGGCGATGGCCGCGTAGACGATCGCGCGCAGCGCCGGAGTGGCCTGGGCGCGGCCGGCCCGGGCCTGGAGGCTGCCGCAGTCCTGGATGATGGTCTCGTGGCGCAGGTAGCCGACCATCCAGCGGCGTAGCGAGGCCGAGCCGGGATCCGGGTCGTCGCCGGCGGAGGCCGGATGACGGCGGCGGCGGAAGGCGAGTGCGCGCTCGGTCAGGGCCGGCTCGTCGAGAACCGGGACGCGGATGTCCAGGGCGGCGATCTCGCAGAGGATGGCGGCCCGCTGGACGTCGGCGGCGGCCCGGCGCTGGGCGGCGCGCTGCACCGATCGGTGGTGCCAGCGCTGCCACTGATCGCTGCTCTCGGCGGCCAGCACCCGGGCCCGCCGGAACAGCTGCACCGGGGGCGCGTGCCGCGTCTCCGGATGCGGGCAGAGCAGGTCGGGCTCGCCGAGAAACAGGCGGATCGCCGCCGCCGTCCAGCCGCGCTGGGCCAGGACGGTCCGGCTCAGGCAGCGCTCATCGCGAATGATGTCATGCCGCAACTGCATGCACGACAGCTTGTCATGGGGCAAGGATCCGCGGCAAGCCCCGGCTGGCCGCCGGCAGGATCCAAGGCGTGTCGTTCGATATCGGCGTGCGTCGCCTCGCCGCCGTCGGCATGGGGGTTCGGCGGGGGTCCGACGGCGGTCGTCGATCGTGCATCTCCGATTCGGACCGGCGCATGGCCGGGCCGCGGCGAGCGGCCCGGCCATACTCCGGGGTCAGCCGGACTGGGGCAGGTGCCGGGCGCGCTGCGCCTGCATCTCGGCGAGCTGCTCCGGCGAGAGTGCCGCCAACGCCTGCGAGCGGCGCCGGCTCATCTCGGCCAGTTCGTCCGGGCTCAGCGTGGCGGCCCACTCGGACCGTTGGCGCTGCATCTCGGCGAGCTGCTCCGGGGTGAGGGGTTCGGACATGGTCACCATCTCCTCGATCAATTGCAGGAACTCCGACGTCGACGGCTCGGCCATCCGGTCGAGCGCGCCGAGCACCCCGTGCAGACGGCTGCGCAGGCTGATCCCGCGCCGGATCCGCTCCTCGACCTCGGCGAGCTGCCGGCGCAGCAGCCCGACCGGGTCACCGGACGCCTCGGCGAGCGTGTCCCGGATCTCGGCCAGGCTCAGCCCGAACCCGCGCAACGCCAGAATGACGTGCAGCCTGCGCACGTCCTCGCCGGTGTAGCAGCGATGCCCGCCCGCGGTGCGGGCCGACGGCACGAGCAGGCCGAGCCGGTCGTAGTGGTGCAGCGCCCGCACGGTCACGCGGGTCGCCCGCGCCAGCTCGCCGACGCGCCACTCACGCGGGGAATCCGCCACGAAGCCTCCTTCTGCGGTGGTGCGTGCTCGACGCTAGGACCTGACGTGACGTCGGGTTCAAGTCCGCTTTGGCGATCATCTCGGAGGTGCGCCTTCTTGGCGAAGCCCCTTTTCTTTGACTCCGGTCAAGTAATGTCGCATCGTGGACGTCGAGCAGATCGAGCGGATCCGGGCCTTCAACCGCTATTACACCCAGCACCTGGGGCTGCTGACCGACAGCTATCTCGGTCAGGACCGGGCGCTCGGGCCGGCCCGGTTGCTCTACGAGATCGGGGAGCGGGCCGATCTGCGGGAGCTGCGCGTGCGGCTGGGGCTGGATGCCGGGTATCTGAGCCGGCTGCTGCGGGCGCTGCAGGAGCAGGGGCTGATCGCGGTTCGGCCGCATCCCGAGGACGGGCGGGTGCGGGTCGCCGAGCTGACCGAGGCCGGTCGGCGGGAGCGGGCCGAGCTCGACGAGCGGTCCCGGCGGGCGATCGCCGACTCGCTCGGCGGCCTGGACGAAGGGCAGCGGGCCGAGCTGGTCGCCGCGCAGGGCGCTGTCCACCGGCTGCTGCGGGTGGCGGCCACCACGATCACGGCGGTGGACCCGGCTGCGGCGGAGGCCCGCGAGTGCCTGCGGCGGTACGCGGCGGAGTTGGCGAAGCGGTTCCCGGAGGGGTACGACGCCGGCGCGCTGACCGAGCCGGATCAGGTGGACGGCACGATGCTGGTGGTCCGGGAGAGTGGGCGGGCGGTCGGGTGCGGGTTGTGGACGCGGCTGGGCGGTGGCGTCGCTGAGCTGCGGCACCTGTGGATCGCCGAGGACGCTCGGGGTGCCGGACTCGGTCGGCGGCTGCTGGGGGCCCTCGAGGCGGATGCCGCGGGGCAGGGGATCGTGGCGATCCGGCTGGGCACGCATCGGATGCTGACCGAGGCGATCGCGTTGTACCGGGGAGCGGGCTACACCGAGATCGCCAACTACAGCGGTTCGCCCTACAACCAGCTCACCTTCGAGAAGACCGCGCTCGGCTGAGTGGCCGCGCCGCCCGCAGGG contains:
- a CDS encoding endonuclease/exonuclease/phosphatase family protein; the encoded protein is MRLATFNLLHGRSLSDGAVHADRVRAAVADLDADVLGLQEVDRAQPRSGLLDLTALAADALGAPVHRFAAAVVGTPGQTWQPWHAEADAAHPQYGIALVSRFPVQRWQITELPAAPIRSPVLTGEGLLLLKDEPRVLLAAVLETPHGIVSVGTTHLSFVPGWNVRQLRHAVRAMRALPAPRVLLGDLNMPVGPVRAFSGWRPLARAATFPSGTPRTQLDHVLVDPRGATALGRVVQVRTPHPPVSDHRPLVVRIDR
- a CDS encoding GNAT family N-acetyltransferase encodes the protein MPAIRFVKLPPAALTALIEGDLDAASQAAGTPLSQYLVDENWLWQIRRDDIAKNPEAADWIARAALADPDGVVVGHGGFHGPPDADGVVEVAYSVDPLHRRRGYAKAMLRALLERADGDPRVTAVRASIRPDNVGSRATIKGFGFKKIGEQWDPEDGLEDVYLRPAKPAAR
- a CDS encoding MarR family winged helix-turn-helix transcriptional regulator; this encodes MRESTALDQMICFQLYAASRAMTALYRPLLDPHGLTYPQYLVLRVLWHDGPTTVRDLGRTLHLDSGTLSPLLKRLETQGHLTRSRGADDERTVLVSLTASGTRLQDEIGDLTQSLLCSVNLSVDELAQLHHLLIRARS
- a CDS encoding organic hydroperoxide resistance protein encodes the protein MTAIYTASATATGDGRNGHVRSSDGVLDFDLAIPKEMGGPGGALTNPEQLFAAGYAACFHSALKRVASVQKVTLADTAITVDVGIGQLPSGGFGLSVAIEAELPGLPEEQAKALLEAAHQMCPYSNATRGNVEVQLTLA
- a CDS encoding pentapeptide repeat-containing protein, with product MPRDAGFGRQLLRALARNTPAFKPVLIARANPYRSRLLDAVTRRSPAFTGSPTTKNLAGARIARIKLPGADLAKADLSGADLSGADLTRASLIGADLRDADLTGADLSGALLIRADLRDARLRRARLNHADLAHVDASRADLTGVDLTQARLVFARFPQADLTDARLTRASAGFGMDLTGAVLRGADLTEADLGMADLTGADLTGARLESAELGGARLSRAVLIGAHLSRADLEGAVLTGADLHLVRGERVNLRGAKLGDATLRGAALIDATLSAADLTAADLSEASLERADLFRADLTEAVLHEARLVDAGLAEAKLLRAKMERADLTGAGLASANLTSARLAEARLDRVNLSGAILSWADLTDTSLVDVSAGYATVSRARLFGADLTGAVLTGAALVETDLRNALLLQTDLAETDLRGARLRGARLLDVTKLADVRWDIHTEWPVEVADEIRDRSEEVGTGEFRVVPPAMPPDRDFVRH
- a CDS encoding MerR family transcriptional regulator; its protein translation is MADSPREWRVGELARATRVTVRALHHYDRLGLLVPSARTAGGHRCYTGEDVRRLHVILALRGFGLSLAEIRDTLAEASGDPVGLLRRQLAEVEERIRRGISLRSRLHGVLGALDRMAEPSTSEFLQLIEEMVTMSEPLTPEQLAEMQRQRSEWAATLSPDELAEMSRRRSQALAALSPEQLAEMQAQRARHLPQSG
- a CDS encoding bifunctional helix-turn-helix transcriptional regulator/GNAT family N-acetyltransferase, with translation MDVEQIERIRAFNRYYTQHLGLLTDSYLGQDRALGPARLLYEIGERADLRELRVRLGLDAGYLSRLLRALQEQGLIAVRPHPEDGRVRVAELTEAGRRERAELDERSRRAIADSLGGLDEGQRAELVAAQGAVHRLLRVAATTITAVDPAAAEARECLRRYAAELAKRFPEGYDAGALTEPDQVDGTMLVVRESGRAVGCGLWTRLGGGVAELRHLWIAEDARGAGLGRRLLGALEADAAGQGIVAIRLGTHRMLTEAIALYRGAGYTEIANYSGSPYNQLTFEKTALG